A DNA window from Caretta caretta isolate rCarCar2 chromosome 7, rCarCar1.hap1, whole genome shotgun sequence contains the following coding sequences:
- the RASGRP2 gene encoding RAS guanyl-releasing protein 2 isoform X1: MSETLDLDKGCTVEELLQGCIEAFDDEGKVRDPQLVRMFLMMHPWYIPSSHLAAKLLRIYQESRSSESSSLQVKTCHLVRYWISAFPAEFDLNPELAEQIKELKEVLGREGNRRHSNLIDIENVPTYKWKRQVTQRNPVAPKKRKMSLLFDHLESSELAEHLTYLEYRSFCKILFQDYHSFVMHGCTVDNPILERFITLFNSVSQWVQLMVLSKPTAQQRAQVITRFILVAQRLLQLQNFNTLMAVVGGLSHSSISRLKETHSHVSSETTKLWESMTELVTSLGNYSRYRRRLAECVGFRFPILGVHLKDLVAVHVALPDWLDRARTRVNGTKMQQLFGILNELVLVQSIKPPFEANMDLINLLTVSLDQYQTEEEIYQLSLQREPRGKSAVSACPSSPTSCSPPSRPADIDEWALAVKPKPDQTLVRTHIEKMVESVFRNFDVDGDGHISQEEFKIIRNNFPYLCKFGDLDENQDGCISREEMISYFMKSSAVVDGKMGFIHSFQETTFLHPVSCRHCKSLILGIYKQGFKCRCCGVNCHRQCREHLSLECRKRTKSFSLASPAHIPTRSFSFSLPRSACRSPRHTEIREEEVQDVEDGVFDIHL; the protein is encoded by the exons ATGAGCGAGACGCTGGACCTGGACAAGGGCTGTACGGTTGAGGAGCTGCTACAGGGCTGCATTGAGGCCTTTG ATGATGAGGGGAAGGTGCGGGACCCCCAACTGGTGCGAATGTTCCTGATGATGCATCCTTGGTacatcccctcctcccacctggcCGCCAAGCTGCTGCGCAT CTACCAAGAGTCTCGTAGCTCAGAAAGCAGCTCCCTGCAGGTGAAAACCTGCCACCTGGTGAG gtacTGGATCTCGGCATTCCCGGCAGAGTTTGATTTGAACCCGGAGCTAGCAGAGCAGATCAAGGAGCTAAAGGAGGTTCTGGGCCGTGAGGGGAACCGGCGCCACAGCAACCTCATCGACATTGAGaatgt ccctactTACAAGTGGAAGCGCCAAGTGACCCAGCGCAACCCGGTGGCCCCGAAGAAACGCAAGATGTCGCTGCTCTTTGACCACCTGGAGTCCTCCGAGTTGGCAGAGCATCTCACCTACCTGGAGTACCGCTCCTTCTGCAAGATCCTG TTCCAGGACTATCACAGCTTCGTCATGCACGGCTGCACTGTGGACAACCCCATCCTGGAGCGGTTCATCACCCTTTTCAACAGCGTCTCACAGTGGGTGCAGCTCATGGTGCTGAGCAAGCCGACCGCCCAGCAGCGGGCGCAGGTCATCACCCGCTTCATCCTGGTGGCACAG aggctcctgcaGCTGCAGAATTTCAACACGCTGATGGCCGTGGTGGGGGGGCTGAGTCACAGCTCCATCTCCCGCCTCAAAGAGACCCACAGCCACGTCAGCTCCGAGACCACCAAG ctgTGGGAGTCCATGACGGAGCTGGTGACCTCGTTGGGGAACTACAGCCGCTACCGGCGCCGCCTGGCCGAGTGCGTCGGCTTCCGCTTCCCCATCCTGGGCGTGCACCTCAAGGATCTGGTGGCCGTGCACGTGGCGCTGCCCGACTGGCTGGACCGGGCCCGCACCCGCGTCAACGGCACCAAGATGCAGCAGCTCTTCGGGATCCTCAACGAGCTGGTGCTGGTGCAGAGCATCAAACCACCCTTCGAGGCCAACATGGACCTCATCAACCTGCTCACG GTGTCGCTGGATCAGTACCAGACGGAGGAGGAGATCTACCAGCTGTCGCTGCAGAGAGAGCCCCGTGGCAAGTCGGCCGTGAGTGCGTGT CcgtccagccccacctcctgtTCCCCCCCAAGCCGACCGGCTGACATAGACGAGTGGGCCTTGGCTGTGAAACCCAAACCGGACCAGACGCTGGTGCGGACACACATTGAGAAGATGGTGGAG tCCGTGTTCCGGAATTTCGACGTGGACGGAGACGGCCACATCTCCCAGGAGGAGTTCAAAATCATCCGCAACAACTTCCCCTACCTGTGCAAATTTGGGGACCTGGATGAGAACCA GGATGGCTGCATCAGCAGAGAGGAGATGATCTCGTACTTCATGAAGTCCAGCGCTGTGGTGGACGGGAAGATGGGCTTCATCCACAGCTTCCAGGAGACCACCTTCCTGCACCCCGTGTCCTGCCGTCACTGCAAGAGCCTG ATACTGGGAATCTACAAACAGGGGTTCAAGTGCCGCT GCTGCGGCGTGAACTGCCACAGGCAGTGCCGGGAACATCTCTCCCTGGAGTGCCGCAAACGGACCAAGAGTTTCAGCctggccagccctgcccacatcccCACCCGCTCCTTCAGCTTCTCactgccccgctcagcctgcaGATCCCCACGCCACACAG AGATCCGGGAGGAGGAGGTCCAGGATGTGGAGGATGGGGTTTTCGACATCCATTTATAA
- the RASGRP2 gene encoding RAS guanyl-releasing protein 2 isoform X2, translating to MSETLDLDKGCTVEELLQGCIEAFDDEGKVRDPQLVRMFLMMHPWYIPSSHLAAKLLRIYQESRSSESSSLQVKTCHLVRYWISAFPAEFDLNPELAEQIKELKEVLGREGNRRHSNLIDIENVPTYKWKRQVTQRNPVAPKKRKMSLLFDHLESSELAEHLTYLEYRSFCKILFQDYHSFVMHGCTVDNPILERFITLFNSVSQWVQLMVLSKPTAQQRAQVITRFILVAQRLLQLQNFNTLMAVVGGLSHSSISRLKETHSHVSSETTKLWESMTELVTSLGNYSRYRRRLAECVGFRFPILGVHLKDLVAVHVALPDWLDRARTRVNGTKMQQLFGILNELVLVQSIKPPFEANMDLINLLTVSLDQYQTEEEIYQLSLQREPRGKSAPSSPTSCSPPSRPADIDEWALAVKPKPDQTLVRTHIEKMVESVFRNFDVDGDGHISQEEFKIIRNNFPYLCKFGDLDENQDGCISREEMISYFMKSSAVVDGKMGFIHSFQETTFLHPVSCRHCKSLILGIYKQGFKCRCCGVNCHRQCREHLSLECRKRTKSFSLASPAHIPTRSFSFSLPRSACRSPRHTEIREEEVQDVEDGVFDIHL from the exons ATGAGCGAGACGCTGGACCTGGACAAGGGCTGTACGGTTGAGGAGCTGCTACAGGGCTGCATTGAGGCCTTTG ATGATGAGGGGAAGGTGCGGGACCCCCAACTGGTGCGAATGTTCCTGATGATGCATCCTTGGTacatcccctcctcccacctggcCGCCAAGCTGCTGCGCAT CTACCAAGAGTCTCGTAGCTCAGAAAGCAGCTCCCTGCAGGTGAAAACCTGCCACCTGGTGAG gtacTGGATCTCGGCATTCCCGGCAGAGTTTGATTTGAACCCGGAGCTAGCAGAGCAGATCAAGGAGCTAAAGGAGGTTCTGGGCCGTGAGGGGAACCGGCGCCACAGCAACCTCATCGACATTGAGaatgt ccctactTACAAGTGGAAGCGCCAAGTGACCCAGCGCAACCCGGTGGCCCCGAAGAAACGCAAGATGTCGCTGCTCTTTGACCACCTGGAGTCCTCCGAGTTGGCAGAGCATCTCACCTACCTGGAGTACCGCTCCTTCTGCAAGATCCTG TTCCAGGACTATCACAGCTTCGTCATGCACGGCTGCACTGTGGACAACCCCATCCTGGAGCGGTTCATCACCCTTTTCAACAGCGTCTCACAGTGGGTGCAGCTCATGGTGCTGAGCAAGCCGACCGCCCAGCAGCGGGCGCAGGTCATCACCCGCTTCATCCTGGTGGCACAG aggctcctgcaGCTGCAGAATTTCAACACGCTGATGGCCGTGGTGGGGGGGCTGAGTCACAGCTCCATCTCCCGCCTCAAAGAGACCCACAGCCACGTCAGCTCCGAGACCACCAAG ctgTGGGAGTCCATGACGGAGCTGGTGACCTCGTTGGGGAACTACAGCCGCTACCGGCGCCGCCTGGCCGAGTGCGTCGGCTTCCGCTTCCCCATCCTGGGCGTGCACCTCAAGGATCTGGTGGCCGTGCACGTGGCGCTGCCCGACTGGCTGGACCGGGCCCGCACCCGCGTCAACGGCACCAAGATGCAGCAGCTCTTCGGGATCCTCAACGAGCTGGTGCTGGTGCAGAGCATCAAACCACCCTTCGAGGCCAACATGGACCTCATCAACCTGCTCACG GTGTCGCTGGATCAGTACCAGACGGAGGAGGAGATCTACCAGCTGTCGCTGCAGAGAGAGCCCCGTGGCAAGTCGGCC CcgtccagccccacctcctgtTCCCCCCCAAGCCGACCGGCTGACATAGACGAGTGGGCCTTGGCTGTGAAACCCAAACCGGACCAGACGCTGGTGCGGACACACATTGAGAAGATGGTGGAG tCCGTGTTCCGGAATTTCGACGTGGACGGAGACGGCCACATCTCCCAGGAGGAGTTCAAAATCATCCGCAACAACTTCCCCTACCTGTGCAAATTTGGGGACCTGGATGAGAACCA GGATGGCTGCATCAGCAGAGAGGAGATGATCTCGTACTTCATGAAGTCCAGCGCTGTGGTGGACGGGAAGATGGGCTTCATCCACAGCTTCCAGGAGACCACCTTCCTGCACCCCGTGTCCTGCCGTCACTGCAAGAGCCTG ATACTGGGAATCTACAAACAGGGGTTCAAGTGCCGCT GCTGCGGCGTGAACTGCCACAGGCAGTGCCGGGAACATCTCTCCCTGGAGTGCCGCAAACGGACCAAGAGTTTCAGCctggccagccctgcccacatcccCACCCGCTCCTTCAGCTTCTCactgccccgctcagcctgcaGATCCCCACGCCACACAG AGATCCGGGAGGAGGAGGTCCAGGATGTGGAGGATGGGGTTTTCGACATCCATTTATAA